The sequence GGTCGGCCTCGGCAAGGCGGTGTGCGTGCTGCTCGGCGCGGTGGCCGTCGCGGACGTGCTGGCGATCGCCGCCGGCGTACGCAACCGCATGCTGCTCGCGGACGGGCTGGACGACGGCTTCCTGGCGGTCGACGCGGAGACCTGGGACCGCGCCGACATGCTGTACCGGACGTCCGGCATGCTCCAGGGGCTCACCTTCCTGGTGACCGCCGTCGTCTTCCTCGTATGGCTGCGCCGGGCCCGGCTGAACGCGGAGGTGTTCGATCCGCGCGCCCACTCGTTGCGGCCGGGCTGGGCGATCGGCGCCTGGTTCGTGCCCATCGGCAACTTCTGGCTGCCGTACCGGGTGGCGAACGGCATCTGGACCGCGAGCGCGCCGACCGACACCCCCGGCGGCCGGTCCGCCGCCCCGCGCGGACTGCTGAACGCCTGGTGGGCCGCGCTGGTCGTGGCGGAGGTCCTCTCCCGGGGCGCCGCCCGCTACTACACCCGGGCCGAGACCGGGGACGAGTTGGTCCGAGGCCTCGACATGGTCGCGGCCTGCGACGCGCTGGAAGTCGGCGCGGCGGTCCTGGCGATCCTGTTCGTCCGCAGGCTGACACGGATGCAGACCCGGCGCGCGGCGTCCGGCGCGCTCCCTGTCGAGCGGGCGCATTGAGGGTGCGCGGGTGAGGGTGAGGCGGCGGTAATCGGCCAGTGACAGTGACGCTTTTCGGCCATTCGGCGCTGAATGCGATAACAGGAAGCGCTGCGCCCGACTGTGTCCCGGCACGGGTCCGTACGGGAGGGCCGACAGGAGACGCCGATGAGCCTGCTCGAACTGATCGCCGCCGCCGACGAACGCGGGCTCGCCGCCGGTGCGGCCGCCTGCCTCGAACGCTGTCTGCCCCAGCCCGCCCCGGGCGACGAACCCGACCCGCTGCGCCCGCTCTGGGCGGGCTGCGCCGATCCCCGGCTCTGGCCCGCCCGGCTCGCCGAGACCCGCGCCGCCCTGGACGCCGTCGCGGACCCCGGGGAACCGGTCCGGCGGGTCCGCGAACTGCTCGCCGCCGCCCCGGCCGACCGGGCGGGCGAGGAGCTGCGCGCCTGGGCGGACGCCTGCTCGGTGCTGGCCCTGGAGGTCCACCGCGCCCACGACGCGCCCCGGTCCGCGGCCCCGGACCCGGTGACCCGCTGCCGCGCGGGCGACGTGTCGGGCGCCGGCCCCCTCCTTGCCGGTGAGGCCGCACGGCAGACCCTGATCCTGGAGATGCTCGCGGCCATCGACGACACGGCCCCCGCCGGCGCGGGCCTGCGCCAGGTCCTCGACCTCTCGACGGAGGGCCAGCGCGTACTGCGCGCGGCGGTGGCCCGCCGGGCCCGGGTACGGGGCTGAGCCGCCTACCGCCAGGCGTACGTCCGGTCGGTGACCGGGGGGAGCAGTACATCCGCGACCGGCCCGGTCAGCCCGCCGAGCGCCGGGCCGACCGGCGGGTAGAGGTGGAGCCCGGCCGCCTCCGCGAGGGTCACCCAGACCACCCGCGTGCGGTCCTCGGCGTCCAGCTCGGCCGCCGGGAGGGCCGCGCGCACCTCCCGGTCCACGGCCAGCAGATGGACGAGATGGAGCCGGCGGAACGTGCCGGGCCGGCCCGGCCGGGTCGTGACCTGGTCCTGCGCCCAGAGCAGCCGGGGCCGCTCGGGCAGGGCGTCGACGTCGATCCCGAGCTCCTCGCGCAACTCACGGGCGAGCCCCTCGGGCACCTGCTCGTCCGGGTGGAGAAGCCCGCCCGGCAACGAGTACTGGGCGCCGGCGTCGCGCTCGCGCCGGATGAGACAGATCTCGCCGCCTGCCGCGAGATCCCCCTCGATCAGGGCCACGCAGACGCGGATCGGGAGGGCGGGAACGCGCTGGGTCGTCGTCACGGAGCCATCCTCGTACGTGACCGCCGCCGCGTGGCGTGAAGCAAACGAGGACGACCGGGGCCGCCACCCCCCACAGGAGAGGCCCCGGTCGTCTTCCGCGGGGCCGCAGGACGACCCCGTACTCATCTCAGCGCCGTGGGTGCGTTTTCTGTCACACCGGGGGCAGACGATGGAATGTTGCGGGTTGTACAAGTCATGGACGCGGCGCACGCCGAGGACGTAGCGTGCTGAGTCGCGCAGGGTGGCGCGGCAGTGGTGACCAGCTGCGATACAGACAGCAGGGCAGGGTTGAGGGAGTGCTGGGGGACGACGCGGGGCTTACTGCCGCGGTGCTCGCGGCACAGCACGGGGACGAGGACGCCTTCCGTACTGTGTACCGCGCTGTGCAGCCGCGGCTGCTGGGCTACATAAGGACGCTGGTGGGGGAGCCGGACGCCGAGGACGTGGCGTCCGAGTCGTGGCTGCAGATAGCCCGGGACCTCGACCGCTTCAGCGGGGACGCCGACCGCTTCCGGGGCTGGGCGGCGCGCATAGCCCGCAACCGGGCCCTGGACCATCTCCGGATGCGCGGCAGGCGCCCGGCCGTCGGCGGCGACGAGACGGAACTGTCCGACAAGCCGGCCGTCTCCGACACGGCCGACGAGGCGATCGAGGCCCTGGCGACCGGCCGCACCATGTCGCTCATCGCCCAGCTGCCGCAGGACCAGGCCGAGGCCGTGGTGCTGCGCGTGGTCGTCGGGCTCGACGCGAAGAGCGCGGCGCAGACGCTCGGCAAGCGGCCCGGCGCGGTCCGCACCGCCGCCCACCGCGGGCTGAAGCGGCTCGCGGAACTGCTGCGGGCGGACAGCGCGGGCGGCGGTCCGGGCGACCCGGGCATACCGGTCCCGGCCGACGGCGGCCCGGCCGCCCCGGTCCCCGAGGACGGCCGTCCGGGAGGACTCTCCCTCCCCGGCTCACCGGTTCCGCCCCGGCACCCGGCGGGCCCCGACACGCCGACGGCGTCCCTCCGGGAGAATGCTCCGGGCGCGCCGGGCCGGACCGGGGGACTCGGCGCCGTACCCGTACAACGCCCCCCACGCACCGGCCTGGTGGCTCCCGCCGGTGTGACGCATTCGCGTCTGTGGACGCAGAAGGACATGTGATGGCCGACGAGCAGTACGCATGGCTTGACAAGGAAGCGGCGGAGAAATTGCTCCGCGGCGAACCGGTCGACCCTGCCGAAGGCCGTCCCTGCCAGGACGCCGAACGCCTGGCCGCTGCCCTCGACGCCGTCGCCCGCACCGCCCGCCCCGCCGCCGGCGAACTCCCCGGCGAGGCCGCCGCGCTCGCCGCCTTCCGTGCCGCCCCGCGCCGTGCCGCCGCGCAGGCGCCGGCCGCGCACGGCGACGACCACGGGACCGCGATGCTCGCCCCCGTCCGCATAGGCAGGGCCGCCTCCGGCGCGAGAGGCGTGGCCGCGGGTCCGCGCGGCGACCGCCCGTTCCGCTGGAGCCGGCCCCTGCGCTTCGGCCTGGTCGCCTCCCTGGCGTGCTGCGCCATAGGAGGGGTGGCTGTGGCCGCCGGTTCCGGGGTGCTGCCCGGACCCTTCGGCCGGCACGCGCCCTCCCCGGCCACCTCCGTCTCGGCGGCCGCGTCCCCGGAGGAACTCGGCTCCGGCGTCCTCCCCGACGAGGAGACCTCCGCGCCCCCGCCGCCCGGCACCCCGACCCCGGACCCCTCGTCCTCCGGCAGCGGCAAGGACGACGACGACACCGCCCACCCCGACGGCGGCGCCCCGCAGGGCGACCGGAGCGGCGAGGGCGACGGCGGCACCGGCCCCGGCCGCACGGGCGGCAGCCGGACCGGCGGCGGTACGGAATCCGGCGACACCGGCTCCGACAAGGGCGACGGTGCCACGGACCCCGATCAGGGGAACGGCCACTCCGGCGACAGCGACGGGGACTCCTCCGCCACCTGGTACGCCAAGACCCTGAAGGCCTGCCGCGACTACCGCGAGGGCAAGCTCGACGACGACCGCCGCACCCGCCTCGAAGCCCTGGCCAAGGGCGCCCGCAACCTGGACCGCTTCTGCGACCGGCTGCTCGGCGGCGAGGACGGGAAAGGCGGGCAGGACGGCGAGAACGACGGGGGAGACACCCAGCCGGGCGGCGACTCCTCCGGCCGGCTCCCCGCGATCCGGTTCACCGAGTCGCCCGGCCCCTCGGCGGCGGCCCTCGCCCCGGACCCGGCGCCGACGGATTCCGGCACGGCCGAGAACCCCCGGCCGACCGCCGGAGCGGCGGCGCGCTGAGCGTCCGTACCGGTCGGTGTGACGTTTTTCGGCCCGCCGACGCTGTACGGAATGAGCCGACTGGTCATCGGCAGCGCCCGGAGCCGGGGTTCCCCCCGTACCTGCGGCTCGGCGCACATGGCGCGGGCGGGACACGTTCCCCCGGTCCCGTCCGCGCCCCTCTCCTTCAGATCGATATGTCTACTTGTAGACGACGACCTTGTCCCCGGTGCGGACCTGGGCGAACAGGGTCGCGATCTTCCCCTCGTCCCGGACGTTCACGCAGCCGTGCGAGGCCCCGTTGTAGCCGCGGGCCGCGAAGTCCGACGAGTAGTGCACCGCCTGGCCGCCGCTGAAGAACATCGCGTACGGCATGGCCGTGTGGTAGATCGACGACACGTGGTGGCGCGACTTCCAGTAGACGGAGAACGTGCCCTCGCGGGTCGGCGTGTACTCCGATCCGAACCGGACGTCCATCGACGAGACGACCTTGCCGTCGATCATCCAGGACAGGGTGCGGCTGTTCTTGCTGATGCAGAGCACCCGCCCCGTCAGACACCGCTTGTCCGGCTTCGCC is a genomic window of Streptomyces sp. NBC_00708 containing:
- a CDS encoding DUF4328 domain-containing protein encodes the protein MRTPARLDHLRSPVGLGKAVCVLLGAVAVADVLAIAAGVRNRMLLADGLDDGFLAVDAETWDRADMLYRTSGMLQGLTFLVTAVVFLVWLRRARLNAEVFDPRAHSLRPGWAIGAWFVPIGNFWLPYRVANGIWTASAPTDTPGGRSAAPRGLLNAWWAALVVAEVLSRGAARYYTRAETGDELVRGLDMVAACDALEVGAAVLAILFVRRLTRMQTRRAASGALPVERAH
- a CDS encoding NUDIX hydrolase, producing MTTTQRVPALPIRVCVALIEGDLAAGGEICLIRRERDAGAQYSLPGGLLHPDEQVPEGLARELREELGIDVDALPERPRLLWAQDQVTTRPGRPGTFRRLHLVHLLAVDREVRAALPAAELDAEDRTRVVWVTLAEAAGLHLYPPVGPALGGLTGPVADVLLPPVTDRTYAWR
- a CDS encoding RNA polymerase sigma factor, which codes for MLGDDAGLTAAVLAAQHGDEDAFRTVYRAVQPRLLGYIRTLVGEPDAEDVASESWLQIARDLDRFSGDADRFRGWAARIARNRALDHLRMRGRRPAVGGDETELSDKPAVSDTADEAIEALATGRTMSLIAQLPQDQAEAVVLRVVVGLDAKSAAQTLGKRPGAVRTAAHRGLKRLAELLRADSAGGGPGDPGIPVPADGGPAAPVPEDGRPGGLSLPGSPVPPRHPAGPDTPTASLRENAPGAPGRTGGLGAVPVQRPPRTGLVAPAGVTHSRLWTQKDM